One region of Mycobacterium riyadhense genomic DNA includes:
- a CDS encoding isoprenylcysteine carboxyl methyltransferase family protein yields MYYLLILAVVIERLTELVVAQRNARWSFAQGGKEFGRPHYVVMVILHSALLLGCVVEPWALHRPFIPWLGWPMVTVLALSQGLRWWCVTSLGKRWNTRVIVLPNEPLVQRGPYRFMHHPNYVAVVAEGFALPLVHTAWLTALVFTVANAVLLTVRIRVENAALGYT; encoded by the coding sequence GTGTACTACCTGCTGATCCTGGCGGTCGTGATCGAGCGGCTGACCGAGCTGGTGGTCGCCCAGCGCAATGCGCGCTGGTCTTTTGCCCAGGGCGGCAAGGAGTTTGGGCGTCCCCATTACGTGGTGATGGTTATACTCCATTCCGCGCTGCTACTCGGCTGCGTCGTCGAGCCCTGGGCGCTGCACCGGCCATTCATACCCTGGCTCGGCTGGCCGATGGTGACCGTGCTGGCGCTGAGCCAGGGCCTGCGCTGGTGGTGCGTGACGTCGCTGGGCAAGCGGTGGAACACTCGGGTGATCGTGTTGCCGAACGAACCTCTGGTACAGCGGGGACCCTACCGGTTCATGCACCACCCAAACTATGTTGCAGTGGTGGCCGAAGGGTTCGCTCTGCCGCTGGTGCACACCGCATGGCTGACCGCGCTTGTGTTCACGGTGGCCAACGCGGTCTTGCTGACGGTACGTATCCGGGTGGAGAACGCAGCTTTGGGCTACACATGA
- a CDS encoding crotonase/enoyl-CoA hydratase family protein, with product MTASGDGQPGALVERRGNVMVITINRPEARNAVNSAVSIAVGDALHKAQHDPAVWAVVITGAGDKSFCAGADLKAISRRENIYHPDHSEWGFAGYVHHFIDKPTIAAVNGTALGGGTELALASDLVVADERAKFGLPEVKRGLIAAAGGVFRIVNQLPRKVAMELLLTGEPLTASDAYEWGLINQVVKDGSVLDAALALAARVTVNAPLSVQASKRIAYGVDDGVITDEEVGWGRTVREMRTLIRSEDAKEGPLAFAEKREPVWKAR from the coding sequence GTGACAGCAAGCGGTGACGGGCAACCCGGGGCACTCGTAGAGCGCCGCGGCAACGTCATGGTCATCACGATCAACCGGCCCGAAGCCCGCAACGCAGTCAACAGTGCCGTCAGCATCGCCGTCGGGGACGCGCTGCACAAGGCCCAGCACGACCCCGCCGTGTGGGCGGTGGTGATCACCGGCGCCGGCGACAAATCCTTTTGCGCCGGAGCCGATCTCAAAGCGATCTCGCGGCGGGAAAACATCTACCACCCCGACCACAGCGAGTGGGGCTTCGCCGGCTACGTGCACCACTTCATCGACAAGCCCACCATCGCCGCGGTCAACGGCACCGCCCTGGGCGGCGGCACCGAGCTGGCACTGGCCAGCGACCTGGTGGTGGCCGACGAGCGCGCCAAATTCGGGCTGCCGGAGGTCAAACGCGGACTCATCGCCGCCGCCGGTGGTGTATTCCGGATCGTGAACCAGCTACCCCGCAAAGTAGCAATGGAACTGTTGTTGACCGGCGAGCCGCTCACCGCATCCGACGCCTACGAATGGGGCCTGATCAACCAGGTCGTCAAGGACGGCTCGGTGCTGGACGCCGCGCTGGCGTTGGCCGCGCGGGTGACCGTGAACGCTCCGCTGTCGGTGCAGGCCAGCAAGCGCATCGCCTACGGGGTCGACGACGGCGTAATTACCGACGAGGAAGTGGGTTGGGGCCGGACCGTGCGCGAAATGCGCACGCTAATCAGGTCCGAGGACGCCAAAGAGGGGCCGTTGGCGTTCGCAGAGAAGCGGGAGCCGGTCTGGAAGGCGCGCTAA
- a CDS encoding thiolase family protein, which produces MAQAVIVEAVRSPIGKRNGGLSAVHPAELSAQVLNGLVTKAGIDPEIVDDVIWGCVMQAGEQALDIGRTAVLAAGWPETVPGVTVDRQCGSSQQSIHFAAAGVVAGHYDVVVAGGVESMSRTPMGASLANGGRPYPEAFLTRYQGKVPNQGLGAEMIAEQWGFDRLALDEFSLGSHEKAAAAQDSGAFDDQIVAIKDQDGNVVVKDEGIRRDTPMEKMASLKPAFKEDGVIHAGNSSQISDGSAAVLFMSAEKAKSLGMKPIAKVHTATLAAADPVIMLTAPIPATQKVLKRSGLSIAEIGAYEVNEAFAPVPLAWLKDIGADEKKLNPNGGAIALGHPLGGSGARLLTTLLYHMRDKGIRYGLQTMCEGGGQANATIVELL; this is translated from the coding sequence ATGGCTCAAGCCGTCATCGTCGAGGCAGTGCGCTCACCGATCGGCAAGCGCAACGGCGGGCTGTCCGCCGTCCACCCGGCCGAACTGTCCGCGCAGGTACTCAACGGATTGGTCACCAAGGCCGGCATCGACCCCGAAATCGTCGACGACGTCATCTGGGGCTGCGTCATGCAGGCCGGTGAACAGGCCCTCGACATCGGGCGCACGGCAGTGCTGGCGGCGGGCTGGCCCGAGACCGTTCCGGGAGTGACCGTCGACCGCCAATGCGGGTCGAGTCAGCAGTCCATCCATTTCGCCGCGGCCGGGGTGGTGGCCGGGCACTACGACGTCGTCGTCGCCGGCGGTGTCGAGTCGATGTCACGGACCCCGATGGGCGCGTCATTAGCCAACGGCGGGCGGCCGTACCCCGAGGCGTTCCTGACGCGCTATCAGGGCAAGGTGCCGAACCAGGGCCTGGGCGCGGAGATGATCGCCGAGCAGTGGGGCTTCGACCGCCTCGCGCTCGACGAATTCTCCCTTGGGTCGCACGAAAAAGCCGCTGCCGCACAGGATTCCGGTGCGTTTGACGACCAGATCGTCGCCATCAAGGACCAAGACGGCAACGTCGTCGTCAAGGACGAAGGCATTCGCCGCGACACCCCGATGGAAAAGATGGCGTCGCTGAAGCCGGCGTTCAAAGAGGACGGGGTGATTCACGCCGGAAACTCTTCGCAGATTTCCGACGGCTCGGCCGCAGTGCTGTTCATGTCCGCCGAGAAGGCGAAGTCGCTAGGGATGAAGCCGATTGCCAAGGTGCACACCGCAACTTTGGCTGCCGCCGACCCGGTGATCATGCTGACCGCTCCCATCCCCGCAACCCAGAAGGTGCTCAAGCGGTCCGGCCTGAGCATCGCGGAGATCGGGGCGTACGAGGTCAACGAGGCATTCGCGCCAGTGCCGCTGGCCTGGCTGAAAGACATCGGCGCCGACGAGAAGAAACTCAATCCCAACGGCGGCGCGATCGCGCTCGGGCACCCGCTTGGCGGTTCGGGCGCGCGGTTGCTGACCACGCTGCTATATCACATGCGGGACAAGGGAATTCGCTACGGCCTGCAGACCATGTGTGAGGGCGGTGGTCAGGCCAACGCCACTATCGTCGAGCTGCTGTGA
- a CDS encoding antitoxin yields MRTTLSIDDDVLLAAKERAQRENRTVGAVLSDLARQALTNQYASPAAREADAFYGFEPLPHRGGAISNALIDRLRDEEVV; encoded by the coding sequence GTGCGCACCACGCTCTCGATTGATGACGACGTGCTGCTGGCCGCCAAGGAGCGAGCTCAGCGGGAGAACCGGACCGTGGGAGCGGTGTTGTCCGACCTGGCCCGTCAAGCATTGACCAACCAATATGCCTCGCCCGCTGCACGCGAGGCTGACGCGTTCTACGGCTTCGAGCCGCTTCCGCATCGCGGTGGCGCCATCTCAAATGCACTGATCGATCGGCTCCGTGACGAAGAGGTTGTGTGA
- a CDS encoding type II toxin-antitoxin system VapC family toxin, with protein MRALLDINVLLALLDRDHVDHERARAWITQEIEQGWASCAITQNGFVRIISQPRYPSPVTASRAIDMLARATRTRYHEFWPCTVSILDLNAVDGSRLHSSKQVTDAYLLALAVENGGRFVTFDQSIARGVVPAAGKQHLTVL; from the coding sequence GTGCGGGCACTATTGGACATCAATGTGCTATTGGCCCTGCTGGACCGCGACCACGTCGACCATGAGCGGGCACGGGCCTGGATCACCCAAGAAATCGAGCAGGGGTGGGCGTCGTGTGCGATCACCCAGAACGGTTTCGTCCGGATCATCAGCCAGCCGCGCTATCCCAGTCCCGTCACAGCCAGCCGCGCGATCGATATGCTGGCTCGTGCAACCAGGACGCGCTATCACGAGTTCTGGCCGTGCACGGTAAGCATTCTCGACCTGAACGCGGTCGATGGTTCCCGTCTGCACAGTTCCAAGCAGGTCACTGATGCGTACCTGCTGGCACTCGCGGTCGAGAATGGCGGCAGGTTTGTCACTTTCGACCAGTCCATCGCGCGCGGCGTGGTGCCCGCTGCGGGGAAACAGCATCTGACCGTTCTCTAG
- a CDS encoding PE family protein — MSFLNVVPDVLTAAATDLAGLASTLSVANAAAAAPTTGLLVAAEDEVSAAIAALFSDYAYGYQTVSAQAAAFHTQFVQALTAGAGSYVSAEAASASPLQQLLNLINAPSVALTQRPLIGNGANGAPGTGQDGAAGGWLIGDGGAGGSGGPGQQGGTGGAAGLIGTGGAGGAGGNNLVAGDGGAGGTGGAGGWLLGNGGVGGAGGVGAAAGGAGGIGGAGGLLGAGGNGGAGGLGSTKAGGAGGPGGAGGLLGGFVGAGGGNGGAGGVGATSGGAGGAGGDAGLLAGAGGAGGPGGVGIAVDGGAGGAGGNAGLLFGAGGAGGTGGFGTVGSGGAGGTGGNAGLLMSSGGAGGAGGVSVGNEGGAGGAGGTAGLLGCGGVGGAGGASFNSAGGVGGTGGRAGLLLGTGGAGGAGGEGATTGGAGGAGGNAVLIGTGGNGGNGGFGPTIGKAGANGSGGPLQPVYDVINAPTQALLGRPLIGNGVNGAPGTGQDGTPGGILLGDGGAGGSGQDGGAGGAGGAAGLLGTGGAGGAGGNSSSGGTAGAGGIGGTGGYLSGNGGVGGGGGIATGKATGDGGIGGNGGAGGLFGAGGGGGAGGASSAAAAGTGGNGGTGGLLSGLVGAGGGNGGAGGVGGTSGGGGGAGGNGGLVGGSGGAGGVGGFNLGSGVGSVGGAGGNAGALFGTGGAGGDGGGGGILGVGGNGGAGGNSGLLFSGGGVGGAGGFGINGGGMGGAGGDAVLLGSGGSGGVGGTSMGMAGGAGGSGGRGGQLLGNGGAGGAGGEGNTVGGDGGQGGSAVLIGDGGNGGNGGPGPTPATGGKGGARGEPGLLLGQPGNNGLP, encoded by the coding sequence ATGTCGTTTCTCAACGTTGTACCGGACGTGTTAACCGCGGCAGCAACGGATTTGGCCGGACTAGCTTCAACACTCAGCGTGGCCAACGCGGCCGCGGCCGCCCCGACCACGGGGCTCCTCGTCGCAGCCGAAGACGAGGTGTCGGCGGCCATCGCTGCGTTGTTCTCCGACTACGCTTACGGCTATCAGACGGTGAGTGCGCAGGCGGCGGCGTTTCATACCCAGTTCGTGCAGGCGCTGACCGCTGGCGCCGGTTCCTACGTCAGCGCGGAGGCCGCTAGTGCCTCGCCGCTGCAGCAACTGCTCAACCTGATCAATGCGCCCAGTGTGGCGTTGACGCAACGCCCATTGATCGGCAACGGCGCGAACGGCGCGCCCGGTACCGGGCAGGACGGAGCGGCCGGGGGTTGGTTGATCGGCGATGGTGGTGCCGGCGGTTCCGGCGGGCCGGGCCAGCAAGGCGGCACTGGCGGGGCAGCCGGGTTAATAGGCACCGGCGGCGCAGGTGGTGCCGGCGGCAACAACCTAGTTGCCGGAGACGGCGGGGCAGGCGGCACCGGCGGGGCGGGTGGCTGGCTCTTGGGCAACGGAGGCGTGGGTGGTGCCGGGGGTGTCGGTGCCGCGGCTGGTGGCGCCGGCGGCATCGGCGGCGCGGGCGGGCTGTTGGGCGCCGGTGGTAACGGCGGGGCTGGTGGACTCGGCTCGACCAAGGCCGGTGGCGCCGGCGGGCCCGGTGGCGCCGGCGGGCTGCTGGGCGGGTTCGTCGGCGCCGGTGGCGGTAACGGCGGGGCCGGTGGGGTTGGCGCCACGTCCGGGGGTGCGGGCGGAGCCGGCGGCGACGCGGGCCTGCTCGCTGGCGCCGGGGGTGCCGGCGGGCCGGGCGGAGTCGGGATAGCGGTCGATGGTGGCGCGGGCGGCGCCGGGGGCAACGCTGGCCTGCTGTTCGGGGCAGGCGGGGCAGGTGGGACCGGAGGGTTCGGCACGGTTGGTTCGGGTGGGGCCGGCGGTACCGGGGGCAACGCGGGCCTGCTGATGTCGAGCGGCGGGGCTGGCGGGGCCGGCGGCGTCAGCGTGGGTAACGAGGGCGGCGCAGGAGGGGCCGGAGGCACCGCGGGTCTGCTTGGCTGCGGCGGGGTCGGCGGGGCCGGCGGTGCCAGCTTCAATAGCGCCGGTGGGGTTGGCGGGACCGGCGGCAGGGCCGGTCTCCTGTTGGGCACCGGGGGTGCCGGAGGTGCGGGCGGTGAGGGCGCAACGACCGGCGGTGCCGGCGGCGCCGGTGGCAACGCGGTGCTGATCGGCACCGGCGGCAACGGCGGGAACGGCGGGTTTGGCCCAACGATTGGCAAGGCCGGTGCTAATGGCTCTGGAGGACCGCTGCAACCGGTATACGACGTCATCAACGCACCCACCCAAGCGCTATTGGGGCGCCCGCTGATCGGCAACGGTGTCAACGGTGCCCCGGGCACCGGGCAAGACGGCACACCCGGCGGGATTTTGCTCGGCGACGGCGGGGCCGGCGGGTCCGGTCAGGACGGCGGTGCCGGCGGTGCCGGCGGTGCGGCCGGGTTGTTGGGCACCGGTGGCGCCGGCGGGGCCGGTGGCAACTCGTCGAGCGGCGGCACGGCCGGAGCCGGTGGAATCGGCGGGACCGGTGGATACCTGTCCGGTAACGGTGGCGTCGGTGGCGGCGGAGGCATCGCGACCGGCAAGGCCACCGGGGACGGCGGCATCGGCGGGAATGGTGGGGCCGGCGGGCTATTCGGCGCCGGTGGCGGCGGTGGCGCCGGCGGGGCCAGCAGCGCCGCTGCCGCCGGGACTGGAGGAAACGGGGGCACCGGCGGGCTGCTTAGCGGATTGGTCGGCGCCGGCGGTGGCAACGGCGGGGCAGGCGGTGTCGGTGGCACCAGCGGAGGGGGCGGTGGCGCCGGCGGCAACGGCGGCCTGGTCGGGGGATCCGGAGGTGCCGGTGGGGTCGGCGGATTCAACCTGGGCTCGGGCGTCGGCTCGGTCGGCGGAGCCGGCGGCAATGCCGGCGCGCTGTTCGGTACGGGTGGCGCCGGCGGCGACGGCGGCGGGGGCGGCATCCTTGGTGTCGGTGGCAACGGCGGTGCCGGCGGCAACAGCGGCTTGCTGTTCTCCGGCGGCGGGGTCGGCGGGGCCGGTGGATTCGGCATAAACGGCGGCGGGATGGGCGGTGCCGGCGGCGATGCCGTTCTACTGGGCAGCGGCGGCAGCGGCGGAGTCGGCGGAACCAGCATGGGAATGGCTGGCGGCGCCGGCGGGTCCGGCGGCAGGGGCGGTCAGCTGCTGGGCAATGGCGGGGCCGGCGGCGCTGGCGGTGAGGGCAATACCGTCGGTGGTGACGGTGGCCAGGGCGGCAGCGCCGTCTTGATCGGCGACGGCGGCAATGGCGGCAACGGTGGGCCCGGGCCAACACCCGCTACCGGCGGCAAGGGCGGTGCCCGCGGCGAGCCGGGACTGCTCTTGGGCCAGCCCGGAAACAACGGCTTACCGTAG
- a CDS encoding type III polyketide synthase yields MNLSAVGTVTPYMEEITGGASAYAGVQTLTADTTVNPTVAGVAVRFPPHRYSQEETIAALTDFAGPEFRRFALSSGVRARQLALPLSRYPELSGFTEANDAFLDVALDLAEQALLAALDDAKVKPSEVDIVFSTTVTGLTVPSLEGRLATRVGLRPDVKRMPMFGLGCAAGAAGIARMDDYLRAFPDQVAALLAVELCSLTVQRNDRSLANLVASSLFGDGAAAVVAIGADRPSAGPKLLANRSRIYPDTEDVLGWEIGSDGFRIVLSVEVATVVEKYLGDDVRRFLGDHGLTVADVSTWVVHAAGPKVIDAVENALELPADALDRTRESLRDNGNLSSVSVLDVLRPTMADPPPSGSIGLMIAMGPGFSSELVLFKW; encoded by the coding sequence CTGAACCTATCCGCCGTCGGTACCGTGACTCCGTACATGGAGGAGATCACAGGGGGCGCTTCGGCCTACGCCGGTGTGCAGACACTGACGGCCGACACGACAGTAAATCCGACCGTAGCCGGGGTGGCCGTGCGGTTCCCGCCGCACCGATACAGCCAGGAAGAGACGATAGCGGCGCTAACCGACTTCGCCGGCCCGGAGTTTCGTCGGTTCGCTCTGTCCAGCGGGGTCCGGGCGCGACAACTTGCGCTGCCGCTGTCGCGATACCCCGAGCTGAGCGGGTTCACCGAAGCAAACGACGCCTTCCTCGACGTAGCCCTCGACTTGGCTGAGCAGGCGCTGCTGGCAGCATTAGACGATGCCAAGGTCAAGCCGTCGGAGGTAGACATCGTTTTTTCGACCACAGTTACCGGGCTCACCGTTCCGTCACTGGAAGGACGGCTGGCCACACGGGTCGGACTGCGACCCGATGTCAAGCGCATGCCGATGTTCGGCCTGGGCTGCGCCGCCGGTGCGGCCGGGATAGCGCGCATGGATGACTATCTACGTGCCTTTCCCGACCAAGTGGCCGCGCTGTTGGCGGTCGAGCTGTGCTCGCTGACCGTTCAGCGAAACGACCGATCGCTGGCCAATCTCGTTGCCTCCAGCCTGTTCGGTGACGGCGCCGCGGCTGTCGTGGCGATCGGGGCGGACCGGCCATCGGCCGGGCCGAAGCTACTGGCCAACCGCAGCCGGATCTACCCCGACACCGAGGATGTGCTGGGCTGGGAGATCGGTAGTGACGGGTTCCGGATCGTCTTGTCGGTCGAGGTGGCGACCGTCGTCGAGAAGTACTTGGGCGACGATGTCCGGAGATTCCTCGGCGACCATGGGCTGACCGTTGCGGACGTGTCGACTTGGGTCGTTCACGCCGCCGGCCCCAAGGTGATCGATGCCGTCGAGAATGCGCTCGAGCTACCGGCTGATGCCCTTGATCGCACCCGAGAATCGTTGCGCGACAACGGAAATCTGTCGTCAGTGTCGGTGCTGGACGTGCTACGGCCGACGATGGCCGATCCCCCGCCGTCCGGGTCGATAGGGCTGATGATCGCGATGGGCCCGGGTTTCTCGTCCGAACTCGTGCTGTTCAAATGGTAG
- a CDS encoding NAD(P)/FAD-dependent oxidoreductase → MTTTYDTDLLIVGGGPGGLATALHARKHGLSVIVAEPRDDPIDKACGEGLMPGGLAELKSLGVDPAGTPFQGIAYVSDLRRAEARFRSGPGRGVRRTTLHAALAARAKEQDTEWIRTKVTSVRQDTHGVTAAGVRAKWLVAADGLHSPVRRAVEITARAGMPRRYGVRWHYRVPAWSEFVEVHWSRWGEAYVTPVEPDLVGVAILSRQRPEIDWFPWLAQHLHGASRGQPRGCGPLRQVVSRRVAGRVLLVGDAAGYEDALTGEGISLAVKQAAAAVRAIVDGTPDSYELAWHRITRDYRLLTRGLVLASTPRAARHAIVPACTLLPAVFRWGVNILAH, encoded by the coding sequence ATGACGACCACCTACGACACCGACCTACTGATCGTCGGCGGCGGCCCCGGCGGCCTCGCCACGGCGTTGCACGCACGAAAACACGGACTTTCGGTGATCGTGGCCGAGCCGCGAGACGATCCTATCGACAAGGCCTGCGGCGAGGGACTAATGCCCGGCGGCCTCGCCGAGCTGAAGTCGCTCGGCGTAGACCCGGCCGGCACCCCCTTTCAGGGCATCGCCTATGTCAGCGACTTGCGTCGGGCCGAGGCGCGGTTTCGCAGCGGGCCGGGCCGGGGGGTGCGACGGACCACATTGCACGCGGCGCTGGCGGCACGGGCCAAAGAGCAAGACACCGAATGGATCCGGACCAAGGTGACCAGTGTCCGCCAAGACACGCATGGCGTGACGGCCGCGGGCGTCCGCGCCAAATGGTTGGTGGCAGCCGATGGATTGCATTCCCCGGTCCGGCGCGCGGTCGAAATCACGGCAAGGGCGGGAATGCCGAGGCGCTACGGCGTGCGCTGGCATTATCGGGTGCCGGCATGGTCGGAGTTCGTCGAAGTGCATTGGTCCCGTTGGGGTGAGGCATATGTGACGCCGGTGGAACCGGATCTGGTGGGTGTGGCGATCCTTTCCCGCCAGCGACCCGAAATCGATTGGTTCCCTTGGCTTGCGCAGCATCTGCACGGTGCCAGCCGAGGACAGCCGCGCGGCTGCGGCCCGCTGCGCCAGGTAGTGTCCCGCCGCGTCGCGGGGCGGGTGCTGTTGGTCGGTGACGCCGCAGGATACGAGGACGCACTGACCGGCGAAGGCATCAGCCTGGCCGTCAAACAGGCCGCCGCGGCGGTCCGGGCCATCGTCGACGGCACGCCGGATTCGTATGAGCTTGCGTGGCACCGGATCACGCGCGATTACCGGCTGCTCACTCGCGGGCTGGTGTTGGCCAGCACGCCGCGCGCGGCGCGCCATGCCATAGTCCCGGCGTGCACACTGCTACCCGCCGTTTTCCGGTGGGGAGTGAACATCCTCGCGCATTGA